CCACTACCACTGGCAGTTTGCATATGCTTCGAATTATCAGTTTTCATTATATCTTTACCCATGCTGTCATTTAATGTGTCTTCAAATGAAACATAGAATTTCTTATAACCTTTTGTATTAATATTTGCAACGTTGTTTGCTATAACCTTACTTCTAGTTGCGGAAGCATCCATACTTTTTTTCAACAAGTTATACGTATTTTCGCTTAGTGAACTTCCAATAATACCCACAATCACCATCTCCCATATTGTAGAATTAGACATATACTTTGAAATTCCTTCTTAAAATTTTAAATTTTACTAAAAACGACTATTTTTTTTTATTAGTCCTAATATATTCCACTATGATAATTACATTATATACTATTTTATTATCAAAGTGAAGATTTCTTTGTAATTTTTTATGAATTAAATTAACTTTAAAATTCAAACTGCCACATTTCACTGTTATAATGTATATTTTAGTGGTTATGTTTCGATTTTAACAATTATTATGGAGTTTTCTTTTTATTTACATTGCCCTTTTATATTATACATTATTGTTGTAATTTGTCTATTAAATTAACTAAATAAGGCAAAAAATAAATAACAAGTCAAAGATACAAATATCTTGACTTGTTATTTATTTATACATATTGTTTATAATTAGAATATTTGTTATTTTTCGTTCGTAATAAATTTAGTCATTTCAACTGTGGAGTAATTAAATTGATCATCTACCAAAACTGTATAGACAATGTAGTTTGTGTTTCTCTCTAATCCACTTATTGATATAGACGTCGACATAACTATATTAAAAGTAAAGTCACCCCTTTGTACAATTAAGCTATTATCTATATTTGGATAATTTAATAATTGTTTCTGATCTGGTGCCTGTGAATCGGCCTTCTGCACTACATAATAAGCTGTGGCAGCTTCTTTTACTTTAATATTAAGTAAGGCTGAGTTTACAGACACATTTCCCACATTAGGATTCTTGTATTCAAATCTTGGAGCATCTACGTCTAGGTCAGTGGTTAATATACCTGTACCTCCTCCTAGCGAATTTAGAAAGTATGCAAATTTACTCCTTAAATTTTTATAAGCAGCTGTTATATTCTTTTGACTTTCCTTTTTATTTTCTAGTGTATTGTTTATAATTTTTTCCACACTAGGTAGGTAAGCTGTTAAACTATTCATTTTGCTCAAGGTATCTTTTCTATCTGGACTAATTGTACCCACTGATGCTAACTTTTCATTTACCTCATTGAGTAAACTAATTAGTTCATCAGTCTTCAACATAATATTAACATAATATGCTGGTGAAACATTTCCAGCATTATCTACTACTACAATTGTATAATTTGGTTTTATACTATCTAAAGCAGCTTCTAGTCCAGTTGTATCTATTCTATAGGAAGTTTGATTTTTCACTTTGATTACTTTCCCATTTCCAGCTTTTACTGAATTCTCAAGTTGATCTATGGTAATTATACTGTCATAGTCTTTTACAATAAATACTCTTGCCTCTTCAGACTC
This DNA window, taken from Clostridium estertheticum, encodes the following:
- the flgB gene encoding flagellar basal body rod protein FlgB; this encodes MSNSTIWEMVIVGIIGSSLSENTYNLLKKSMDASATRSKVIANNVANINTKGYKKFYVSFEDTLNDSMGKDIMKTDNSKHMQTASGSGDITVKRDENTSMRQDGNNVDIDLEMTNQAANTLMFNALVKQVNSKIALTSYIIGGGK